Proteins from a genomic interval of Scophthalmus maximus strain ysfricsl-2021 chromosome 22, ASM2237912v1, whole genome shotgun sequence:
- the tax1bp1a gene encoding tax1-binding protein 1 homolog A, translating to MSSFQVVDSSPGSSVSIMETSNFAHVIFQNVGKSFLPQAPLECHYTLTPYITPHPKDWVGIFKVGWSTARDYYTFLWSPMPENYEPGSTVHRTVVFQGYYVPKSDGEFYQFCYVTHTGDIRGASTPFQFRSSTPTEELLTVTEDDSNSDILVVTTKTGLLERVEEAQQGRRELLKAMRLLEGENQQLQEEQKRLAREREQERETCCLLRTHNQELLRSSQGLSEEREEVRRRLTEATDRVRQLEEDLLGVSQRGLQKETELDCLRDRLKKLTAERDSLESQLKNEKDERDLYKAHLRSTELENTKLSAELQMLKAVELNREVTIAQFQEELERLRACVAQRDSLEKELLAHKTDKAELARVREQLRQAEEQLQASRQQASLLASELRDSASARDHTMTELYRARLEADKLRASLADAQAECQRMESQLDRMRSTAQKEVGVGTSGEVTPSMTVVSEAEAELQREVEELKLRLHMAAEHYKEKYRECQRLRRQVAKLNTTESQGEPKRNASTETTQEPLTPSPESPTAGNIATAVLQEAAEITVDPELLNRETTYTDTNIRSETEDRQIENLQKERAEAEVAQVGKRNEDGEREKKETKEKKESLPEESLKMTSWVEVEDERLGAEADSALQAEEGREGAEEQLLLEVEGRSSAEKEQTCSVEEELAMMEEKWREQCAINETLKQRLANEEERFRVQMAERASEVTELKRSLAQALRDKEQLQEELQCYVCRQREQEAGVQGAEVRLPMVLRYPLPYPQDPSPPPLVPQRPAELQYGNPYSTDTTRDRVDVALSPEHMSRPPPEAPPCIPPCAPPMTPQSPDAGAPGWDRKVVCIQPSRSTSPPESLEHPPEEPRTVADGAKPSCDHRSSRRTEARGSFCFDSSNDVHKRCPLCEVIFPPHFEQRSFEQHVESHWKICPVCSEQFPLNCQQQLFERHVLTHFDGHVLNFEQIE from the exons ATGTCATCGTTCCAGGTGGTGGACTCGTCGCCTGGCAGCAGCGTCAGCATCATGGAAACGTCCAACTTTGCCCACGTCATCTTCCAGAATGTGGGGAAGAGTTTCCTGCCGCAGGCGCCCCTGGAGTGTCACTACACCCTGACCCCCTATATTACGCCCCACCCCAAAGACTGGGTTGGCATTTTCAAG GTGGGTTGGAGCACAGCCAGAGATTACTACACGTTCCTTTGGTCTCCTATGCCTGAAAACTATGAACCAGGAAGTACTGTGCACAGGACTGTGGTGTttcaag GATATTATGTACCTAAATCTGACGGGGAGTTTTACCAGTTCTGTTACGTCACCCACACTGGTGACATCAGAGGGGCGAGCACGCCCTTCCAGTTCAGGTCCTCTACTCCCACCGAAGAACTGCTGACTGTTACCGAGGACGACAGCAACTCGGACATACTGGTTGTCACCACAAAGACTGGCCTGTTAGAG AGAGTAGAGGAGGCGCAGCAGGGGCGCAGGGAGCTGCTGAAGGCCATGCGGCTCCTGGAGGGGGAGAACCaacagctgcaggaggagcagaaacGACTGGCCAGGGAgcgggagcaggagagggagacatgCTGTCTGCTGCGGACACACAACCAG GAGCTGCTGCGCTCGTCGCAGGGCctgtcagaggagagggaggaggtgaggaggaggctgacTGAGGCCACGGACCGGGTCcgccagctggaggaggacctGCTGGGAGTGAGTCAGAGAGGCCTGCAGAAAGAGACGGAGCTCGATTG TCTGCGAGATCGTCTGAAGAAACTgacggcagagagagacagtctggAGAGCCAACTGAAGAATGAGAAGGATGAAAGAGACCTCTACAAG GCCCACCTGCGCAGCACCGAGTTAGAGAACACTAAGCTGAGCGCAGAGCTCCAGATGTTGAAAGCAGTGGAGCTGAACCGGGAGGTGACCATTGCCCAgttccaggaggagctggagaggctcAGAGCCTGTGTTGCCCAGCGGGACAGCCTAGAGAAAGAGCTGCTGGCGCACAAGACTGACAAG GCAGAGCTGGCCCGTGTGCGTGAGCAGCTCCGTCAGgcggaggagcagctgcaggcgtCCCGGCAGCAGGCCTCCCTGCTGGCCTCGGAGCTCCGTGACTCAGCCAGCGCCCGGGACCACACGATGACGGAGCTGTACCGCGCCCGCTTGGAGGCCGACAAGCTCCGCGCCAGTTTAGCTGATGCTCAGGCCGAGTGCCAACGCATGGAGAGCCAGCTGGACCGCATGAGGAGCACTGCACAGAAGGAAGTG GGTGTCGGGACCAGTGGGGAGGTGACACCCAGTATGACGGTAGTGTCAGAAGCAGAGGCCGAGCTGcagagggaagtggaggagctgaagctgcGCCTTCACATGGCTGCCGAACACTACAAGGAGAAATACCGGGAGTGTCAGCGCCTCCGCAGGCAGGTGGCTAAACTGAACACAACTGAGTCACAGGGG GAgccaaaaagaaatgcatcCACTGAAACGACACAGGAGCCGCTGACCCCGAGTCCAGAATCACCCACAGCAG ggaaTATAGCTACTGCAGTCCTACAAGAAGCAGCTGAGATAACAGTTGACCCAGAGCTCCTTAACAGGGAAACTACATACACCGATACAAACATCAGATCAGAAACAGAAGACAGGCAGATAGAGAACCTGCAGAAGGAGAGGGCCGAGGCTGAGGTTGCGCAAGTGGGGAAACGAAATGAAGACggtgaaagggaaaagaaagaaacgaaggagaagaaggagagccTGCCGGAGGAGAGCCTGAAGATGACGAGCTGGGTAGAGGTGGAGGACGAGAGGCTGGGTGCCGAGGCGGACAGTGCTCTGCAGgcggaggaagggagggaaggcgcggaggagcagctgctgctggaggtggaggggaggagctCGGCGGAGAAGGAGCAGACTTGCTCGGTGGAGGAAGAGCTGGCGATGATGGAGGAGAAGTGGCGGGAGCAGTGCGCGATCAACGAGACGCTCAAACAGCGACTGGCCAATGAGGAGGAGCGATTCAGA GTGCAGATGGCAGAGCGAGCCAGTGAGGTGACAGAGCTGAAACGCAGCCTCGCCCAGGCTCTCAGAGACAAGGAGCAGCTACAGGAG GAGCTGCAGTGTTACGTGTGCaggcagagggagcaggaggccGGTGTTCAGGGTGCCGAGGTCAGGCTGCCAATGGTGCTGCGCTACCCGCTGCCCTACCCCCAGGACCCCTCCCCTCCGCCGCTGGTGCCGCAGAGGCCCGCTGAGTTGCAGTACGGCAATCCCTACTCCACCGACACCACAAGAG aCCGGGTGGATGTTGCTCTGTCTCCTGAGCACATGTCCCGTCCGCCACCTGAGGCGCCACCCTGCATCCCTCCTTGTGCACCCCCGATGACCCCGCAAAGCCCCGACGCCGGGGCACCTGGCTGGGATCGAAAGGTGGTCTGCATTCAGCCCTCGCGCAGCACGAGCCCCCCCGAGAGCCTGGAGCATCCACCAGAGGAGCCAAGAACT GTTGCTGACGGGGCCAAACCCTCCTGCGACCATCGGTCCAGTAGACGCACTGAGGCAAGAGGCAGCTTCTGCTTTGACTCCAG CAACGACGTCCACAAGCGCTGCCCGCTGTGCGAGGTGATCTTCCCGCCGCACTTCGAGCAGCGCAGCTTCGAGCAGCACGTCGAGAGCCACTGGAAGATCTGCCCCGTCTGCTCCGAGCAGTTCCCCCTCAactgtcagcagcagctcttcgAGAGGCACGTCCTCACGCACTTCGACGGCCACGTGCTCAACTTTGAGCAAATCGAGTGa